One window of the Candidatus Zixiibacteriota bacterium genome contains the following:
- a CDS encoding putative General secretion pathway protein H (Evidence 3 : Putative function from multiple computational evidences) produces the protein MTKFMRPKSGFTLVELMAVVVVIGIASAVASPIFNRAIQRIRFRGETKDVLSTLRTARSYALSQKDPFGVYFDGNNHTVTLFKDMVNPGTNVYETGDSVLRIDTLPRDIVYLYVTMLNSCLVYSPNGTASESGYVYLMSDNNSVVNISQLHVLASTGRSKINYIHNY, from the coding sequence ATGACGAAATTCATGCGCCCCAAATCAGGTTTTACCCTGGTAGAATTGATGGCGGTCGTCGTTGTGATCGGAATTGCCTCTGCCGTGGCCTCACCGATTTTTAATCGGGCCATTCAGCGCATCAGATTTCGAGGCGAAACCAAGGATGTTCTTTCCACTCTGAGAACAGCCCGCTCTTATGCTCTGAGTCAAAAAGATCCTTTTGGCGTATATTTTGACGGCAACAATCATACTGTCACCCTTTTCAAGGATATGGTCAACCCCGGAACTAACGTTTATGAGACGGGCGATTCAGTTCTTCGCATCGATACCCTGCCCCGAGACATTGTCTATCTTTATGTTACCATGCTTAATTCCTGTCTGGTCTATTCTCCCAACGGAACAGCCTCCGAATCCGGCTATGTATATTTGATGTCGGACAATAATAGTGTGGTGAATATCAGTCAGTTACACGTTTTGGCCTCTACCGGGAGGTCCAAAATTAACTATATACATAACTATTGA
- the pilM gene encoding Type IV pilus biogenesis ATPase PilM yields the protein MLFSKKNKSTVGLDVGASAVKLVKLDRSKGGLSLSAMGIRELPPEAIVADEVRDREAVIFNIQSLIDQVDPKIRDVVVSISGYGVITDKFTIDKKSGSEAEQAILFEAEQRSPFDVEDVSLDHHVIKVDEETRKAEILLVAARNEFLNSYIELILDAGLQPVIVDIDAFAALNAYEYNYEIDPTRTTVLVNVGHDVTNVLYLYEGLYHSTRDISAGTREIYNAIQKEFRLNAELAAKAIKGEMKDSIDQDMLKATIISSTEELISGMELAFSYFKTQAKVDKIDWMVLSGGGALVPYLPEYLQSKLNIPLEILNPLRNIDFDPDMFQYLAPEKIAPMLTVPVGLAMRKVR from the coding sequence ATGTTATTCTCAAAGAAGAATAAGAGTACTGTTGGTCTGGATGTCGGCGCCAGCGCCGTCAAACTCGTGAAGCTGGATCGTTCGAAAGGCGGTCTGTCTTTATCGGCCATGGGCATTAGAGAATTGCCGCCCGAGGCCATCGTCGCCGACGAGGTGCGCGATAGGGAAGCCGTTATATTTAATATTCAGTCCCTTATCGACCAGGTGGATCCGAAAATCCGGGACGTCGTCGTGTCGATTTCCGGATATGGCGTTATCACCGATAAATTCACCATCGATAAGAAATCAGGTTCGGAGGCGGAACAGGCCATACTTTTCGAAGCGGAACAGCGGTCCCCGTTTGATGTTGAGGATGTATCACTCGACCATCATGTGATCAAGGTCGATGAAGAAACCAGAAAAGCCGAAATACTTCTGGTGGCCGCCCGCAACGAGTTCCTGAATTCCTACATCGAACTGATTCTTGATGCCGGACTGCAGCCGGTCATAGTGGATATTGATGCCTTTGCCGCCCTCAATGCCTACGAGTACAATTATGAAATCGATCCGACTCGAACCACCGTGCTGGTTAACGTGGGCCATGATGTCACCAATGTTTTGTATCTCTATGAGGGTCTTTATCACTCCACGCGCGACATTTCTGCGGGAACGCGCGAAATATATAATGCCATTCAAAAGGAATTCCGGCTCAATGCGGAACTGGCGGCCAAGGCGATCAAAGGCGAAATGAAGGATTCGATCGATCAGGATATGCTGAAGGCGACCATCATTTCTTCCACCGAGGAACTGATCTCCGGAATGGAACTGGCCTTTTCCTATTTCAAAACCCAGGCCAAGGTCGACAAGATCGACTGGATGGTTCTTTCGGGAGGGGGAGCCTTGGTGCCGTATCTGCCGGAATATCTTCAGTCCAAATTGAATATCCCTCTGGAAATTTTGAATCCTCTGCGTAATATCGATTTTGATCCGGATATGTTTCAGTATCTCGCGCCGGAGAAAATCGCCCCCATGCTGACCGTTCCGGTGGGATTGGCGATGAGGAAGGTGAGGTAG
- a CDS encoding putative Phosphoglycolate phosphatase (Evidence 3 : Putative function from multiple computational evidences) yields the protein MQDNASKMKFGAIKSLLFDLDGTLIDTSSGIVEATNFALCAIGDTPRRADEITPFIGFPLELMFAHFSSKSYEDFFRNFQIRGIVSIAESAIALDGADMVLHRAYENGFKIGIGTHKMRIHIDRIIQKLGWKDIISVYAGADDVKHGKPDPEVYLKIMELLGGSRQDSLVIGDTINDVLAAHAAGLPVVAVKSPFGDNIKLAESQPDILIDNIAGLLPLLGLPPLREPEK from the coding sequence ATGCAAGACAATGCCTCCAAAATGAAATTCGGCGCCATAAAATCCCTGCTTTTTGATCTTGATGGTACTCTGATTGACACATCATCAGGTATTGTTGAGGCCACCAATTTCGCCCTGTGCGCCATCGGGGATACTCCGCGAAGAGCCGACGAAATAACCCCGTTTATCGGATTTCCGTTGGAACTGATGTTTGCCCATTTCTCGTCAAAATCGTATGAAGATTTCTTCCGTAATTTTCAAATCCGCGGTATTGTTTCTATCGCCGAGTCCGCTATCGCTCTTGATGGGGCCGATATGGTTTTGCATCGAGCATATGAAAATGGCTTCAAAATCGGAATTGGCACCCATAAAATGCGAATCCATATCGATCGAATCATCCAGAAACTCGGCTGGAAGGATATTATATCCGTTTACGCCGGTGCCGATGATGTCAAACATGGCAAACCTGATCCTGAAGTCTATCTTAAAATAATGGAACTCCTCGGAGGCAGTCGACAAGATTCGCTGGTAATCGGGGATACCATCAATGATGTCCTGGCGGCGCATGCCGCCGGTCTTCCCGTAGTGGCCGTCAAATCCCCTTTTGGAGATAATATCAAATTGGCGGAAAGCCAACCTGACATTTTGATTGATAATATTGCCGGACTTCTGCCATTGCTCGGACTGCCGCCCTTGAGGGAACCGGAAAAGTAA
- a CDS encoding putative 3-methyladenine DNA glycosylase/8-oxoguanine DNA glycosylase (Evidence 3 : Putative function from multiple computational evidences), whose protein sequence is MPEDSFPVIAPYNFELSLKFSQHSRFEITDNTAGGHLRRLVNIGSEPVLMEIWCEGSVERPLGRVSWTNLGYKRIPSTGVKASAARMLCSDLDLKPFYSLARRSRAIRRLIEEFRGLKLILTTTLYEATAWAVMGQQVNLKFASTLKTRLVKKYGKGISHKGVIYYQFPEPHDLSGVSVSELQSLQFSRRKAEYITGLTRTFLDNRLSAPILSEMTLEDAITHLQSIRGIGPWSANYIMMRGSGHPNCLPIGDSGLHRAVQNNYKLTEKPENKLVEKLAEPFTPYRSLYTLYLWYSLTKEKVKI, encoded by the coding sequence ATGCCTGAGGACTCCTTTCCCGTTATTGCCCCTTATAATTTTGAATTGTCCCTGAAATTCTCCCAGCACAGCCGATTCGAAATTACAGATAATACCGCCGGCGGGCATTTGCGCCGCCTGGTGAATATTGGCTCAGAACCCGTTCTTATGGAAATTTGGTGCGAGGGCTCGGTCGAACGACCGCTCGGCCGTGTCTCGTGGACAAATTTGGGGTATAAACGAATTCCTTCTACCGGCGTCAAGGCTTCGGCGGCCCGCATGCTCTGTTCTGACCTTGATTTGAAGCCCTTTTATTCTCTTGCGAGAAGAAGCCGAGCGATCCGCCGTCTGATAGAGGAATTTCGAGGCCTAAAATTAATCCTTACGACCACCTTGTATGAGGCTACCGCTTGGGCCGTTATGGGACAGCAGGTCAATCTGAAATTTGCCTCGACTCTGAAAACGCGGTTGGTCAAAAAATATGGGAAGGGAATCTCCCATAAAGGAGTAATATATTATCAATTCCCTGAACCGCATGACCTGTCCGGCGTCTCCGTCTCGGAACTCCAATCCCTGCAATTTTCCCGACGCAAGGCCGAATATATCACGGGGCTCACCCGCACTTTTTTGGACAATCGGCTCAGCGCCCCGATTCTTTCCGAAATGACACTTGAAGATGCAATAACCCATCTTCAATCCATCCGCGGCATCGGCCCCTGGTCGGCTAACTACATTATGATGCGCGGAAGCGGGCATCCGAATTGCCTCCCCATCGGGGATTCCGGACTGCATCGGGCCGTTCAAAATAACTATAAACTCACGGAAAAACCGGAAAATAAGTTGGTGGAAAAGCTCGCCGAGCCCTTTACACCCTATCGATCTTTATATACATTATATTTATGGTATTCCCTGACCAAAGAAAAAGTCAAGATTTGA
- a CDS encoding putative Subtilisin (Evidence 3 : Putative function from multiple computational evidences; Product type e : enzyme): MLPSLTCRPQKGINMNLGRIFGSCTLLALIGLSLPTMAEQAGNLKAEPVVLNKPAAGISEAAGNFLKSQPGSNVKIWIFFNDKGVFDMPSFEAKAAELEIDRHGEERRHRAGIDGATFADLPVNQEYIHQIINSGGKLRRISRWLNAASFEISKDRVDAIGNLACVNRIEPVATFKSIQETSEPAGEIQMKPNAADALSYGLSAGQLQMINVPALHNQGFNGKGVIVAMLDTGFRKTHEAFAPAFAGSRVIAEHDFIFNDGNTDNEAGDALNQHDHGTYTWSTLGGDVPGKLYGPAYGASFILAKTEDVRSETPVEEDNWVAALEWVDSLGADVISSSLGYSDWYVYGQMDGQTATITIAANTAAGLGIIVCNSMGNSGPAAGTLSAPADAFNILACGAVNSGRTIADFSSRGPTFDGRTKPEVCAQGVSTYCASAGSNSSYAYVSGTSLSTPLVGGAAALLLSANPALNPFQIRKTFMMTADRALSPDNDYGWGIIDVLKAYNWGANFTAAPNFGYDTLTVTFADSSTPGASAWKWYFGDGDSSMVQNPSHHYSTAGSYDVSLYIESSEGPLARLKEGYVAVVADTLTFATDSAFAGKTAVISVNLKNTQEIDTIIIPVEYASGMEVSLDSARLGTRTSQFELIHELYRDDASHRVLLELIADNGGGAPLLEAGSGEVARLYFKLDSMALPGAAADIDTALIDGRIQSLANYRVNYLPRIAAGQLLARYIQRGDANNTGVINILDISYLINYLYKSGPAPVTFSAGDANSTLNINILDVSFLINYLYKGGPAPANP, translated from the coding sequence ATGTTACCCTCACTTACCTGCCGCCCGCAGAAAGGAATAAATATGAATTTAGGACGCATCTTTGGTTCATGTACTCTCTTGGCATTGATTGGCTTATCCCTGCCGACAATGGCCGAGCAAGCGGGGAATCTAAAAGCGGAGCCGGTGGTTCTGAATAAACCGGCGGCAGGGATTTCGGAGGCGGCGGGCAATTTTCTTAAAAGTCAGCCCGGGTCGAATGTGAAAATCTGGATTTTTTTCAATGATAAAGGTGTCTTTGACATGCCGTCATTCGAGGCAAAGGCGGCGGAACTGGAAATTGACAGACATGGAGAGGAAAGACGGCACCGGGCCGGCATTGACGGGGCAACATTCGCCGATTTGCCGGTGAATCAGGAATATATTCATCAGATCATAAATTCGGGCGGAAAATTGCGGCGGATTTCGCGATGGCTCAATGCCGCCAGTTTCGAGATATCCAAAGACCGGGTTGATGCCATTGGGAATTTGGCCTGTGTCAACAGGATTGAACCGGTGGCCACATTTAAGTCTATTCAAGAGACCTCCGAGCCGGCGGGAGAGATTCAAATGAAGCCGAACGCCGCCGATGCCCTCAGTTACGGTCTGTCAGCCGGCCAATTGCAGATGATCAATGTGCCGGCTCTTCACAATCAGGGATTCAACGGCAAGGGCGTCATCGTGGCCATGCTCGATACCGGATTTCGGAAGACTCATGAGGCCTTTGCCCCGGCCTTCGCCGGGAGCCGAGTGATTGCCGAACATGACTTCATATTTAACGACGGCAACACGGACAATGAAGCGGGCGACGCCCTGAACCAGCATGATCACGGCACGTACACCTGGTCAACTCTGGGGGGCGATGTCCCGGGGAAACTGTACGGCCCGGCCTATGGAGCATCATTCATTTTAGCCAAGACCGAGGACGTCCGCAGTGAAACGCCGGTGGAGGAAGACAACTGGGTAGCGGCATTGGAATGGGTCGATTCCCTGGGGGCCGATGTTATATCATCGTCACTGGGATATTCGGACTGGTATGTATACGGACAGATGGACGGTCAGACCGCCACTATCACGATAGCCGCCAATACGGCTGCGGGCCTGGGGATAATTGTCTGCAATTCCATGGGAAATTCGGGCCCGGCGGCGGGGACGTTGTCGGCGCCGGCTGATGCGTTCAATATTCTGGCTTGCGGTGCGGTCAATTCCGGCCGAACCATCGCCGACTTTTCGTCGCGCGGCCCCACTTTTGACGGGCGCACCAAACCGGAGGTCTGCGCACAGGGCGTAAGTACATATTGTGCGAGCGCCGGATCGAACAGCAGTTACGCCTATGTCAGCGGCACCTCTCTGTCCACCCCCCTGGTCGGCGGGGCCGCGGCGCTTCTGCTCTCGGCGAATCCAGCCCTCAATCCATTCCAAATTCGCAAGACTTTTATGATGACGGCCGATCGGGCCTTATCCCCCGATAACGATTACGGCTGGGGCATTATCGATGTACTGAAGGCATACAATTGGGGCGCAAATTTCACGGCCGCTCCGAATTTCGGATATGACACTCTGACCGTGACATTCGCGGACAGTTCGACCCCGGGGGCGTCGGCCTGGAAATGGTATTTCGGCGACGGTGATTCATCGATGGTACAGAATCCGAGTCATCATTACAGCACGGCGGGCTCATACGATGTGAGTCTCTATATTGAATCTTCAGAAGGTCCGCTGGCCCGCCTCAAAGAAGGTTATGTTGCGGTCGTAGCGGATACTTTGACTTTTGCGACAGATTCCGCCTTTGCCGGAAAGACGGCGGTGATATCGGTCAATCTCAAGAATACGCAGGAAATAGATACTATTATCATTCCCGTGGAATATGCAAGCGGCATGGAAGTCTCGCTGGATTCGGCCAGACTCGGAACTCGGACCTCCCAGTTTGAATTGATACATGAATTGTATCGAGATGATGCTTCTCATCGGGTCCTGCTGGAATTGATAGCCGATAACGGCGGCGGGGCGCCGCTATTGGAAGCGGGTTCGGGAGAAGTGGCCCGGCTGTATTTCAAATTGGATTCAATGGCGCTGCCGGGCGCGGCGGCGGATATTGACACGGCTTTAATAGACGGAAGGATACAATCTTTGGCCAATTATAGAGTAAATTACCTGCCCAGGATTGCGGCGGGCCAGTTGCTGGCCCGATATATTCAGCGGGGGGATGCCAACAATACCGGAGTAATCAATATTCTGGATATCAGTTATCTGATTAACTATCTATACAAAAGCGGGCCGGCCCCGGTCACTTTTTCCGCGGGCGATGCCAATTCGACGCTTAATATCAATATCCTCGATGTCTCATTCCTGATAAATTACCTTTATAAGGGGGGTCCGGCTCCGGCCAATCCCTGA
- a CDS encoding exported hypothetical protein (Evidence 5 : Unknown function) produces MRKSTFVSVVFLLILIPALSVFANEFDVTGLQFSGSGWGNRTAQFSISNLSPDYKWVVAQINVAFAGPTDGPVRTFRQSFFMDPSASLKESLPFIIPGNYGKGIINIKLYDVIDTLDELFESQVFFARIDTLNFSVPSAVKNILDAGLNAPIFADRSEMFDNQFHRLLVYLIAEGKTAAEIARMTSADTAFVNQAISLLIQRNFLAGNAGKIRPAFAVIDPATLKRLKPDIDRAIDDLTTRLAAAMPAYDSLMARLVKENKLTSDPNNIMDGGSIVHHKFPTVLALFLWDRLGRNFVNDGTPFNIFNLSDPCDADMGKFMSLVAAGGQFVGNSFYYVFSENDGYRFYCGVDNPDVVCTALSRPMTGLRIYYQWEFPQKYAPDFYNYNPDKIEPFLSLLDMKVSPPALKLRDELVDAFAGDKIYELPGARYWAWNLIVSSVINRLEKEKVLSREGSGVYLLNKVTD; encoded by the coding sequence ATGCGTAAATCAACTTTCGTTTCAGTCGTGTTCCTGTTAATCTTGATTCCGGCCCTTTCGGTTTTCGCCAATGAGTTCGATGTTACCGGACTTCAATTTTCGGGCTCCGGCTGGGGGAACAGAACCGCTCAATTTTCCATTAGCAATCTCAGCCCCGACTATAAATGGGTGGTGGCACAAATCAATGTCGCCTTTGCCGGTCCTACCGACGGCCCTGTCAGAACATTTCGCCAGTCCTTTTTCATGGATCCGTCCGCTTCCCTGAAGGAGAGCCTCCCTTTCATTATTCCGGGAAACTACGGTAAAGGCATCATAAACATTAAATTGTATGATGTCATCGACACTCTCGATGAATTATTCGAATCCCAGGTATTTTTTGCCCGAATCGATACCCTGAACTTCAGCGTCCCGTCGGCCGTCAAAAATATTCTCGATGCCGGCCTTAATGCTCCGATTTTTGCCGACCGAAGCGAAATGTTCGACAATCAATTTCACCGCCTGCTTGTTTATCTGATCGCCGAAGGAAAAACAGCCGCCGAAATTGCCCGGATGACCTCGGCCGATACGGCTTTTGTAAATCAAGCCATATCCCTCCTTATCCAGAGGAATTTTCTCGCCGGCAATGCCGGCAAAATTCGACCTGCTTTTGCCGTTATCGATCCGGCGACACTGAAACGGCTGAAGCCCGACATTGATCGGGCCATAGATGATTTGACGACCCGCCTGGCCGCGGCGATGCCTGCTTATGACAGTCTCATGGCACGGCTGGTAAAGGAAAATAAATTAACTTCGGATCCCAATAATATCATGGACGGCGGCTCCATTGTTCATCATAAATTTCCGACGGTTCTGGCGCTCTTCCTCTGGGACAGACTGGGCCGCAATTTTGTAAATGACGGCACTCCGTTTAATATTTTCAATTTATCCGATCCCTGTGACGCCGATATGGGGAAATTCATGTCCCTCGTCGCCGCGGGCGGCCAATTTGTGGGGAATTCGTTCTATTATGTTTTCAGCGAAAATGACGGATACAGGTTTTATTGCGGGGTCGACAATCCCGACGTGGTATGCACGGCCTTGTCCCGGCCCATGACCGGTTTGAGAATATATTATCAATGGGAATTTCCGCAAAAATACGCCCCGGATTTTTATAATTATAATCCCGACAAAATTGAACCGTTCTTGTCCCTGCTGGATATGAAAGTCTCCCCCCCGGCATTGAAATTAAGAGATGAACTGGTTGACGCCTTCGCCGGCGATAAAATCTACGAACTGCCGGGCGCCCGTTACTGGGCCTGGAACCTGATCGTATCTTCGGTAATAAATAGATTGGAAAAAGAAAAGGTCCTCTCCCGAGAAGGATCGGGGGTCTATCTCCTAAATAAGGTGACCGACTGA
- a CDS encoding Aminopeptidase (fragment) codes for MDSRLQKLAKVLVNYSLGVKSGQLFKISAEPIAAPLVLAVYEEAIKLGANSVIELGLIDIRETLLKFGNDEQLMYLSPMRKLEVEELQSQLSIWATTNTKNLSNVDPKRQQLLSRGSRPYLERFFERVGNKTLHWC; via the coding sequence ATGGATTCAAGATTGCAGAAATTGGCCAAGGTTCTGGTGAATTATTCTCTGGGCGTCAAATCGGGACAGCTTTTTAAAATATCAGCCGAACCGATTGCGGCGCCGCTGGTCCTGGCGGTTTATGAGGAAGCTATCAAACTGGGCGCCAATTCGGTGATAGAGCTGGGCCTGATTGACATCCGCGAAACTCTTCTCAAGTTCGGCAACGATGAACAATTGATGTATCTCTCACCGATGCGGAAACTGGAGGTCGAAGAGCTTCAATCGCAGTTGAGTATCTGGGCCACGACCAACACAAAAAATTTAAGCAATGTCGACCCCAAACGTCAGCAGTTGCTCAGCCGCGGCTCGCGGCCTTATCTGGAACGATTTTTCGAGCGGGTCGGAAATAAAACCCTTCATTGGTGCTGA
- a CDS encoding Aminopeptidase (fragment) yields the protein MSLREYEDFVYNAGHIHEDDPVAYWRKVEKEQDRLAEILNRAEQIHLKADETDLTLKVKGRKWVNCCGHENFPDGEIFVSPIEDSVNGSIKFTYPAFYGGREVAGVRMKYKNGLVVEATAEKDQDYLISMLDTDENARRLGEFAIGTNYEIQKFTKNTLFDEKIGGTCHLAVGAGFAESGGTNHSAIHWDMVCDLKQGGEISADGKVFYRDGKFII from the coding sequence ATGTCCCTCCGGGAATATGAAGACTTCGTCTATAATGCCGGACATATTCATGAAGACGACCCGGTGGCCTACTGGCGCAAAGTCGAAAAAGAACAGGATCGCCTAGCTGAAATTCTCAACCGGGCCGAACAAATTCATCTCAAGGCCGATGAGACCGACCTGACTCTGAAAGTAAAAGGACGGAAATGGGTGAATTGCTGCGGACATGAAAATTTCCCCGACGGGGAAATCTTTGTTTCGCCAATCGAAGATTCCGTGAATGGTTCGATCAAATTCACCTATCCCGCATTTTACGGCGGGCGAGAGGTTGCCGGGGTCAGGATGAAATATAAAAATGGGCTCGTTGTCGAGGCCACCGCCGAAAAGGACCAGGATTACTTGATTTCCATGCTCGATACCGATGAAAACGCCCGCCGTCTGGGTGAATTCGCCATCGGGACCAATTATGAAATTCAGAAATTTACCAAGAATACGCTTTTTGATGAAAAGATCGGCGGTACCTGTCATTTGGCCGTTGGAGCGGGCTTTGCCGAATCGGGCGGCACCAATCACTCCGCCATCCACTGGGATATGGTGTGCGATTTGAAACAGGGCGGCGAAATCAGCGCCGACGGCAAAGTCTTCTATCGCGACGGCAAATTTATTATTTAA
- a CDS encoding hypothetical protein (Evidence 5 : Unknown function), producing MKYYRFISVFLLATGLIILIGCRAKNPSRDEIPVIKNLLAKLEAGVRDRNPAAIDSLIIADAYSKGYSSEKLLSDVYPDGVGTFLTFAEREFYYSDNNGVVNCRIKADPADTGRAIEFDLVKTGGRWLIEKFELK from the coding sequence ATGAAATATTATCGATTTATATCTGTATTTCTCCTGGCGACCGGTCTTATTATCCTTATCGGTTGCCGGGCCAAGAATCCGTCCCGCGACGAAATCCCGGTTATAAAAAACCTTCTGGCCAAATTGGAGGCAGGTGTTCGGGATCGCAACCCTGCCGCCATCGATTCCCTTATAATCGCCGACGCCTATTCCAAAGGGTACAGTTCGGAAAAATTATTGTCGGACGTCTATCCCGATGGCGTCGGGACCTTCCTCACTTTTGCCGAGAGGGAATTTTATTATTCGGATAATAATGGTGTTGTCAACTGCCGTATCAAGGCCGACCCCGCCGATACCGGCCGAGCCATCGAATTCGATCTGGTGAAAACGGGCGGCCGGTGGCTGATAGAGAAATTTGAATTAAAATAA
- a CDS encoding Peptidase, PDZ and S41 family: protein MKNFTLSVVALTVFLLGLIWLAGSGEAVQPPKTKTIFLADTVHINLDEVPAASDTASGDSRETIFREIKKFDQTVFDIKNRYMEDIDTRKLIDAGIRGMLEDLDRYSVLMEKQSYDQLMESTHGKYEGLGMEIDARNDHIIIVTPMEGSPAYKRGLKSGDIIYEIDGKSTYKMTTSDAAKLMRGTAGTKVTLKIKREGIPDLLDFDVERAVIELKSVSYYGVVPGTNIGYIRLSRFAEETSNELTQAVKDLNAKGVDGLIFDIRSNGGGLLQQAVETSELFIPEGKLVVYTRGKYADTERRYYSRRAPLYPDKPLVVLVDEGTASASEIVAGAIQDWDRGIIMGHPTYGKGLVQQIFPVGNDDDVALKLTTAKYYVPSGRCIQKPDKEKKVSLADMVAMNSDQDSTADSLKTDSLAIKNKEVYYTNKGRVVYGGGGILPDVETEQDRFLTPLEINLERKMLFFDYAVKYLASHPDIDRNVVVTDEMVKEFKDFMASKDFTYKTSLESSLDNIKKIVKDEKKDTIFDASIAQFEKKIENEKEADFANSLDYIRKAIKRELVAKLSGERGVYEEVILKSDPGVLQAVKLLGDKTEYTKILQSGQTRGEVPSE, encoded by the coding sequence ATGAAGAATTTTACACTATCGGTTGTAGCTTTGACAGTATTTTTGCTGGGATTAATATGGCTGGCAGGAAGCGGTGAGGCCGTCCAGCCGCCGAAGACCAAAACGATTTTTCTGGCAGATACCGTTCACATCAACCTTGACGAAGTTCCAGCGGCATCCGATACGGCCTCCGGTGATTCGCGCGAGACTATATTCCGGGAAATCAAGAAATTCGATCAAACGGTTTTTGACATTAAGAATCGATATATGGAAGATATCGACACGAGGAAGTTAATTGATGCCGGTATCCGCGGGATGCTCGAGGATCTTGATCGTTACTCGGTCCTGATGGAAAAGCAATCCTATGATCAGTTGATGGAAAGTACTCACGGGAAATATGAAGGACTGGGAATGGAGATTGATGCCCGCAATGATCATATTATCATAGTTACTCCGATGGAAGGCTCCCCGGCATACAAGCGGGGCCTGAAATCGGGAGACATCATTTACGAAATTGACGGCAAATCAACTTATAAAATGACCACGTCGGATGCCGCCAAACTGATGCGGGGAACGGCCGGGACCAAAGTGACGCTTAAAATCAAGCGGGAAGGAATTCCCGACCTGCTCGATTTCGATGTGGAGCGGGCCGTAATCGAACTCAAATCGGTCAGTTATTACGGAGTGGTTCCCGGAACCAATATCGGCTATATCCGGCTATCCCGATTTGCCGAGGAGACCAGCAACGAATTGACGCAGGCGGTCAAGGATTTGAATGCCAAGGGCGTCGATGGTCTGATATTTGATATCCGCTCCAACGGCGGCGGACTGCTTCAGCAAGCCGTTGAAACCTCGGAACTATTCATCCCCGAAGGAAAACTGGTAGTCTATACGCGCGGAAAATATGCCGATACGGAGAGACGCTATTACTCACGAAGAGCCCCACTTTATCCCGATAAGCCGCTGGTAGTGCTGGTCGATGAAGGAACCGCATCGGCCTCGGAAATTGTTGCCGGTGCCATCCAGGATTGGGATCGCGGCATTATCATGGGTCATCCTACCTATGGCAAGGGTCTGGTTCAGCAGATATTCCCCGTCGGCAATGATGATGATGTGGCACTGAAATTGACCACGGCCAAATATTATGTGCCGTCGGGAAGGTGCATTCAGAAACCGGATAAGGAGAAAAAGGTCAGCTTGGCCGATATGGTGGCCATGAATTCCGATCAGGACTCAACGGCGGATTCGTTGAAGACCGATTCGCTGGCGATTAAAAACAAAGAGGTCTACTATACCAATAAGGGTCGGGTTGTTTATGGCGGCGGCGGGATTCTTCCCGATGTCGAAACCGAGCAGGATCGTTTTCTAACCCCGCTTGAAATAAATCTCGAAAGAAAGATGCTTTTCTTCGATTATGCTGTAAAATACCTGGCCTCCCACCCCGACATCGACCGCAACGTGGTTGTCACCGATGAAATGGTTAAGGAATTCAAGGATTTCATGGCGAGCAAGGATTTCACATATAAGACATCTTTGGAATCATCGCTTGATAATATCAAGAAAATCGTAAAGGATGAAAAGAAGGACACCATTTTTGACGCGTCCATCGCCCAGTTCGAAAAGAAGATAGAAAATGAAAAGGAAGCCGATTTCGCCAATTCTCTTGATTACATCAGGAAGGCGATTAAGCGGGAACTGGTGGCCAAATTGAGCGGCGAGCGCGGGGTTTATGAAGAAGTGATTCTCAAGAGCGATCCCGGTGTTCTCCAGGCCGTAAAATTGCTCGGGGACAAGACGGAATACACGAAAATTCTGCAGTCCGGCCAGACGCGCGGTGAAGTGCCGTCCGAATAA